One window from the genome of Nicotiana sylvestris chromosome 9, ASM39365v2, whole genome shotgun sequence encodes:
- the LOC138878562 gene encoding uncharacterized protein, giving the protein MEQSLKNIQGLSGQKSVSYADLCMFLHVHLPIGFKTPKFEKYDGHRYLIAHLKRYCNQLRGAGEREELLMAYFGESLVDIASEWYMDQDISRWHIWDDLARDFVRQFQYNIDVAPDKYSLSNLKKKSSESFRKYAVKWREQAARVKPPMDETEMVSVFLQAQEADYFQNMMSTMGKPFVEAIKIGEMVENGLKMGRILSQSIIRATSQEIQSGQGARQTEKRKKKWQWRLHV; this is encoded by the coding sequence ATGGAACAAAGCCTCAAGAATATACAAGGTTTAAGTGGCCAGAAGAGCGTATCCTACGCTGATTTATGTATGTTCCTGCATGTTCATCTGCCCATTGGTTTTAAGACTCCTAAGTtcgaaaagtatgatggacacagGTACCTCATAGCCCACCTcaagaggtattgcaatcaattaaGAGGGGCAGGTGAAAGAGAAGAActcctaatggcttatttcgGAGAGAGTCTAGTCGACATTGCATCCGAGTGGTATATGGATCAAGACATATCTCGCTGGCACATATGGGATGATTTGGCTCGAGATTTTGTCAGACAATTCCAGTACAACATAGACGTAGCTCCAGACAAATATTCTCTATCTAATCTCAAAAAGAAGTCTTCAGAGAGCTTCCGAAAATATGCTGTCAAGTGGCGTGAACAAGCTGCCAGGGTGAAACCCCcaatggatgagaccgagatggtcagtgtcttcctgcaagcccaagaggctgattacttccaaaacatgatgtccactATGGGCAAGCCATTTGTGGAAGCCATAAAGATTggggaaatggtagagaatggtttgaaaatgGGTCGCATCCTGAGCCAGTCGATTATAAGAGCTACTTCTCAAGAAATCCAGAGCGGCCAGGGGGCGCGACAAaccgaaaaaagaaagaagaagtggcaATGGCGGCTTCACGTCTGA
- the LOC104214012 gene encoding protein FAR1-RELATED SEQUENCE 5-like — protein sequence MPFELSSQLPNKPSTLLAVVICVSIYVNSVRSIDREPALGLEFDDDESAFNYYNEYARRIGFSVRKEYVNINKKLGYVTSQKLTCFKEGFRGDDKRKYQAKNPQKETRTRCQAHIVVTRESVRKYHITKVELEHNHPLVSSTMIHMLPSHRNLNDVQTHEIDLAEDAGLFSKGTFDFMSLQAGGRANLGYTKLNHKNYLRTKRQKAMGQGEADSKMIIDYEIFGDVLSFDSTYQTNKEHRPLDSFVGFNNHRKMIIFGGALMYDEISESFQWLFETFLRAMSGKTQKTLFTDQHAAMSKAISFAMPVVHHRKCIYEYKDEGEFINAWTAMLDEYNLHENEWFQGIYALREKLFATYRKQTFSGGMNSTQLSESLNSELKDYLQSDYNLVQFFKHYDRAIEDKRYNELQDICDASQRLPVLKAKVLILFHAREVYTPNMFSKFQDEYMKSLIIKENGCEENNFPIMYKVSKYGHTREHIVKVTEADHISCT from the exons ATGCCGTTTGAATTGTCGAGCCAACTGCCTAATAAGCCATCCACGTTACTTGCAGTTGTTATTTGTGTATCAATTTATGTTAATTCTGTAA ggTCAATAGATCGTGAGCCTGCACTTGGTCTTGAGTTTGACGATGATGAGAGTGCATTTAATTATTACAATGAGTATGCAAGAAGGATTGGATTTAGTGTTCGCAAAGAGTACGTGAACATAAATAAGAAATTGGGTTATGTAACATCACAAAAGCTTACATGTTTCAAGGAGGGTTTCCGTGGAGATGATAAACGAAAATATCAAGCTAAAAATCCACAAAAAGAGACTAGAACAAGATGTCAAGCTCATATTGTTGTTACTCGCGAATCTGTTAGAAAGTACCATATTACTAAGGTTGAGTTAGAACATAACCATCCTCTCGTTTCATCGACAATGATTCACATGTTGCCATCACACAGAAATTTGAACGACGTACAAACTCATGAAATCGATTTGGCGGAGGATGCTGGATTATTTTCTAAAGGAACTTTTGATTTTATGAGTCTTCAAGCTGGTGGCCGAGCAAATTTGGGCTATACTAAGTTAAATCATAAGAACTACCTTCGAACCAAAAGGCAAAAAGCTATGGGACAAGGAGAAGCAG ATTCTAAGATGATAATAGATTATGAGATTTTTGGAGATGTGCTTTCATTTGATAGTACGTACCAGACAAATAAAGAGCATAGACCTTTGGATAGTTTCGTTGGATTTAATAACCATAGAAAAATGATTATTTTTGGAGGTGCACTAATGTATGATGAGATTTCAGAATCTTTTCAGTGGTTGTTCGAAACATTTCTTAGAGCAATGTCTGGAAAAACACAAAAAACTCTTTTTACAGATCAACATGCTGCTATGAGTAAGGCCATCTCATTCGCCATGCCTGTAGTTCATCATAG AAAATGCATTTACGAGTATAAGGATGAAGGAGAATTTATAAATGCTTGGACTGCTATGCTTGATGAATATAATCTTCATGAAAATGAATGGTTTCAAGGAATATATGCTTTGAGAGAAAAATTATTTGCAACATATAGAAAGCAAACCTTTTCCGGTGGCATGAATAGCACACAATTAAGTGAGAGTTTGAATAGTGAATTAAAGGATTATTTGCAGTCTGATTATAATTTGGTACAGTTTTTTAAACATTATGATAGAGCAATTGAGGACAAAAGATATAATGAGCTGCAAGATATATGTGATGCATCACAACGGTTGCCAGTATTAAAAGCAAAGGTGCTAATTTTGTTTCATGCTAGAGAGGTATATACACCAAATATGTTTTCGAAGTTTCAAGATGAATATATGAAGTCTTTAATAATTAAAGAGAATGGATGTGAGGAAAATAACTTTCCCATCATGTATAAGGTTAGCAAGTATGGGCACACTCGAGAGCATATTGTCAAGGTGACAGAGGCAGATCATATATCTTGTACTTGA
- the LOC138878563 gene encoding protein FAR1-RELATED SEQUENCE 1-like, which translates to MGILCCHIIRILDVIREVDKILYEYILKRWTKTAKAVNIKEIDGQDIEIKDSKLIVVNRYRIICPIFVRMTAKASETDEGYKLAATCANELSARLKQIMEVTSPSLHTTGLRRDLPEENNDRDLLSRAKSFKKKDNTKHLKKRIKTSLEANSKSKKARGKKSDSINQDGSTVNDRTKID; encoded by the coding sequence ATGGGTATACTTTGTTGTCATATAATAAGAATTCTTGATGTGATAAGAGAAGTGGATAAAATTCTATATGAGTATATTTTGAAAAGATGGACAAAAACTGCAAAAGCCGTAAATATTAAAGAAATTGATGGGCAAGATATAGAGATCAAGGATTCAAAGCTAATCGTTGTAAATCGTTATAGAATCATTTGTCCTATATTTGTTAGAATGACAGCTAAAGCATCTGAAACAGATGAAGGCTATAAGCTAGCGGCAACATGTGCAAATGAGTTAAGTGCAAGATTGAAACAAATTATGGAGGTGACATCTCCATCTCTCCATACTACTGGTTTAAGGAGAGATTTACCAGAAGAAAATAATGACAGAGATCTCCTCTCACGAGCCAAAAGTTTTAAAAAGAAAGATAACACAAAACATCTGAAAAAGAGGATCAAAACTTCTCTTGAAGCGAACTCAAAGAGTAAGAAAGCTCGAGGAAAGAAGTCAGATTCTATTAATCAAGATGGATCTACAGTTAATGATAGAACTAAAATTGATTAA
- the LOC138878564 gene encoding protein FAR1-RELATED SEQUENCE 5-like has product MGQGEAGVLLEYFEKKRVEDPSFFFAVQLDVNDMITNIFWADSKLITDYEIFGDWLFETFLRAMSGKTPKTLFTDQHAAMSKAISFAMPVVHHRKCIYEYKDEGEFINAWTAMLDEYNLHENEWLQGIYALREKLFATYRKQTFSGGMSSTQLNESLNSELKNYLQSDYNLVQFFKHYNRAIEDKRYNELQDTCDASQRLPVLKAKVPILFHAREVYTPNIFSKFQDEYMKSLIIKENGCEENNFPIMYKVSKYGHTREHIVMVTEADHISCTCMKFESMGKICCHTIKILDVIRGVNKIPDEYILKRWTKTAKTVNIKEIDGQDIQIKDSRCESL; this is encoded by the exons ATGGGACAAGGAGAAGCAG GAGTACTATTAGaatattttgagaaaaaaagAGTTGAAGATCCATCTTTCTTTTTTGCGGTACAGTTGGATGTTAATGATATGATCACGAACATATTTTGGGCAGATTCTAAGTTGATAACAGATTATGAGATTTTTGGAGAT TGGTTGTTCGAAACATTTCTTAGAGCAATGTCTGGAAAAACACCAAAAACTCTTTTTACAGATCAACATGCTGCTATGAGTAAGGCCATCTCATTCGCCATGCCTGTAGTTCATCATAG AAAATGCATTTACGAGTATAAGGATGAAGGAGAATTTATAAATGCTTGGACTGCTATGCTTGATGAATATAATCTTCATGAAAATGAATGGTTGCAAGGAATATATGCTTTGAGAGAAAAATTATTTGCAACATATAGAAAGCAAACCTTTTCCGGTGGCATGAGTAGCACACAATTAAATGAGAGTTTGAATAGTGAATTAAAGAATTATTTGCAGTCTGATTATAATTTGGTACAGTTTTTTAAGCATTATAATAGAGCAATTGAGGACAAAAGATATAATGAGCTGCAAGATACATGTGATGCATCACAACGGTTGCCAGTATTAAAAGCAAAGGTGCCAATTTTGTTTCATGCTAGAGAGGTATATACACCAAATATTTTTTCGAAGTTTCAAGATGAATATATGAAATCTTTAATAATTAAAGAGAATGGATGTGAGGAAAATAACTTTCCCATCATGTATAAGGTTAGCAAGTATGGGCACACTCGAGAGCATATTGTCATGGTGACAGAGGCAGATCATATATCTTGTACTTGCATGAAGTTTGAGTCTATGGGTAAAATTTGTTGCCATACAATAAAAATTCTTGATGTGATAAGAGGAGTGAATAAAATTCCAGATGAGTATATTTTGAAAAGATGGACAAAAACTGCAAAAACCGTAAATATTAAAGAAATTGATGGGCAAGATATACAGATCAAAGATTCACGTTGTGAATCATTATAG